One Sinorhizobium fredii NGR234 DNA window includes the following coding sequences:
- the nifH gene encoding nitrogenase iron protein, translating into MAGLRQIAFYGKGGIGKSTTSQNTLAALVDLGQKILIVGCDPKADSTRLILNAKAQDTVLHLAAKEGSVEDLEVEDVLKVGYKGIKCVESGGPEPGVGCAGRGVITSINFLEENGAYDDVDYVSYDVLGDVVCGGFAMPIRENKAQEIYIVMSGEMMALYAANNIAKGILKYAHSGGVRLGGLICNERQTDRELDLAEALAAKLNSRLIHFVPRDNIVQHAELRKMTVIQYAPESQQAAEYRALADKIHANSGQGTVPTPITMEELEDMLLDFGVMKTDEQMLAELQAKEAAAAAQ; encoded by the coding sequence ATGGCAGGTCTGCGTCAAATCGCGTTTTACGGCAAGGGCGGTATCGGCAAGTCGACCACCTCGCAGAACACGCTCGCCGCCCTTGTCGACCTCGGGCAGAAGATCCTCATCGTCGGCTGCGATCCCAAGGCCGACTCCACCCGGCTCATCCTCAACGCGAAGGCGCAGGACACGGTCCTGCATCTGGCGGCAAAGGAGGGATCGGTGGAAGACCTCGAGGTCGAGGACGTGCTCAAGGTCGGCTACAAGGGCATCAAATGCGTCGAGTCCGGCGGCCCCGAACCGGGTGTCGGCTGCGCCGGCCGCGGCGTCATCACCTCGATCAACTTCCTGGAGGAAAATGGCGCCTATGACGATGTCGACTACGTCTCCTACGACGTGCTGGGCGACGTGGTGTGCGGCGGCTTCGCGATGCCGATCCGCGAGAACAAGGCGCAGGAAATCTACATCGTCATGTCCGGCGAGATGATGGCGCTCTATGCCGCCAACAACATCGCCAAGGGGATCCTCAAATACGCCCATTCGGGCGGCGTGCGGCTCGGCGGGCTGATTTGCAACGAGCGCCAGACGGACCGCGAGCTCGATCTCGCCGAGGCGCTGGCGGCCAAGCTCAATTCCAGGCTCATCCACTTCGTGCCGCGCGACAACATCGTCCAGCACGCCGAGCTCAGGAAGATGACGGTGATCCAGTATGCCCCGGAGTCGCAACAGGCGGCGGAGTATCGCGCGCTGGCCGACAAGATCCATGCCAATTCCGGCCAGGGCACCGTCCCGACCCCGATCACCATGGAGGAGCTGGAGGACATGCTGCTCGATTTCGGCGTCATGAAGACCGACGAGCAGATGCTTGCCGAACTTCAGGCCAAGGAAGCGGCGGCAGCGGCCCAGTGA
- a CDS encoding phasin family protein has protein sequence MSRTAEKPFETVENSIVGQSTAINRGEQLTHAIELQELAGSVFKSTMMVGFELSLNTFAAVQANTFANLHHLSEFLGAKSPSQVFDLQCSFLRKRIDMGVEQVKESQALSTKALIDMSKPIKEFFEKAIADLKTA, from the coding sequence ATGTCCAGGACCGCAGAAAAGCCCTTCGAAACTGTCGAAAACTCGATCGTCGGTCAATCCACGGCAATCAATAGGGGCGAGCAATTGACGCATGCTATTGAGTTACAGGAGCTGGCCGGATCCGTCTTCAAGTCAACAATGATGGTGGGATTTGAACTGTCGCTGAACACTTTCGCTGCAGTCCAAGCCAACACCTTCGCTAATTTGCACCATCTTAGCGAGTTTCTCGGGGCAAAATCGCCGTCCCAAGTTTTCGACCTACAGTGTTCCTTCCTGCGCAAGCGTATAGACATGGGTGTCGAGCAGGTCAAAGAATCCCAGGCGCTCAGCACCAAGGCTTTGATTGATATGTCGAAGCCAATCAAGGAATTCTTTGAAAAGGCTATAGCAGACCTCAAGACGGCCTGA
- a CDS encoding extracellular solute-binding protein, which yields MLDIGVIGRLKFATAFMAMSLLLVPAAEAQEQPVWHYGLSLVDDLKYPPGFKKFDYVNPEAPKGGDLRLSQTGTFDTFNPLLVKGETAVGLDFVFDTLMKPSEDEISTAYGLLAEGVSFPDDISSATFRLRQEAKWADGKPVTPEDVVFSFDKAKELNPLYQSYYRHVVKAEKTGDRDVTFHFDDKNNHELPHILGQIRIVPKHWWEGTGPDGKPRDISRTTLEPVMGSGPYRIASFAPGGTIRYERRPDYWGVALNVNVGQNNFDSITYSFFGDRDVEFEAFRSGNTDYWRENQAMRWATAFDFPAVKDGRVKREEIPNPFRATAVMQAMVPNMRRKPFDDERVRQALNYALDFEELNRTIFYNQYQRVNSFFFATELASSGLPEGKELKNLNEVKDLVPPEVFTTPYSNPVGGTPQKARENLRKAIELLNKAGFELNGNRMVNTETGKPFSFEIMLSSPSFERVALPYAQNLKRIGIEARVRTVDPSQYTNRKRAFDYDVTWEVWGQSLSPGNEQADYWGSAAATRQGSRNYAGISDPGVDALIERVIFAKDRETLVAATKALDRVLLAHNYVIPLYYKLAAQIAYWDALARPKELPKYGLGFPEVWWSKSAACHLPAGVRCSCICGSSGEAGRHQFTPDRRLIRNAQLLDQICAASEFKG from the coding sequence ATGCTGGACATCGGCGTCATTGGAAGACTGAAGTTTGCGACCGCGTTCATGGCCATGTCCTTACTACTGGTGCCGGCTGCGGAGGCTCAAGAGCAGCCGGTCTGGCACTACGGACTGTCGCTCGTCGATGATCTCAAATATCCGCCCGGCTTCAAAAAGTTCGACTATGTGAATCCCGAGGCACCTAAGGGCGGAGATCTCAGGCTTTCACAGACAGGCACCTTCGACACGTTCAATCCCCTGCTGGTGAAGGGCGAAACGGCCGTCGGCCTGGATTTCGTCTTCGACACGCTCATGAAACCGTCAGAGGACGAGATTTCGACGGCCTACGGGCTTCTGGCCGAAGGCGTTTCCTTCCCCGACGACATCTCCTCGGCCACGTTCCGGCTGAGGCAGGAAGCGAAATGGGCCGACGGCAAGCCGGTGACGCCGGAAGACGTCGTCTTCAGCTTCGACAAGGCGAAGGAACTGAACCCGCTCTATCAGAGCTACTATCGGCATGTCGTGAAGGCGGAAAAGACAGGGGATCGGGACGTCACCTTTCACTTCGACGACAAAAACAATCACGAACTTCCTCATATCCTCGGGCAGATCCGGATTGTGCCGAAGCACTGGTGGGAGGGCACTGGACCGGACGGCAAGCCGCGCGACATTTCGCGAACGACGCTTGAACCGGTGATGGGGTCAGGTCCCTACCGGATCGCTTCGTTCGCCCCCGGCGGGACCATTCGTTATGAGCGCCGGCCCGATTACTGGGGCGTCGCGCTCAACGTCAATGTCGGGCAGAACAATTTCGATTCGATCACCTATTCCTTTTTTGGCGATCGCGACGTCGAGTTCGAGGCCTTCCGCTCCGGCAACACCGATTATTGGCGGGAGAACCAGGCGATGCGCTGGGCTACGGCCTTCGATTTTCCGGCGGTGAAGGATGGCCGCGTTAAACGCGAGGAAATTCCCAACCCCTTCCGGGCAACGGCCGTGATGCAGGCGATGGTGCCGAACATGCGCCGCAAGCCCTTCGACGACGAGAGGGTGCGCCAGGCATTGAACTATGCGCTCGACTTCGAAGAACTGAACCGGACCATCTTCTACAATCAGTATCAGCGCGTGAACAGCTTCTTCTTCGCCACAGAACTCGCCTCCTCCGGTCTGCCGGAAGGCAAGGAACTGAAGAACCTCAACGAGGTCAAGGACCTCGTGCCGCCCGAAGTGTTCACCACCCCTTATAGCAACCCGGTCGGCGGCACGCCGCAAAAGGCGCGCGAAAACCTGCGCAAGGCGATCGAGCTCCTGAACAAGGCGGGGTTCGAGCTCAACGGTAACCGGATGGTGAATACTGAGACGGGCAAGCCGTTCTCCTTCGAGATCATGTTGAGCAGCCCGTCATTCGAGCGCGTCGCCTTGCCCTATGCGCAGAACCTTAAGCGGATCGGTATCGAAGCGCGCGTGCGCACGGTGGACCCATCGCAATATACCAATCGCAAGCGTGCCTTCGACTACGATGTGACCTGGGAAGTTTGGGGTCAGTCCTTGAGCCCCGGAAACGAACAGGCGGACTACTGGGGATCGGCAGCCGCCACACGCCAGGGCTCCAGGAATTATGCCGGCATCTCCGACCCTGGCGTCGACGCCTTGATTGAGCGCGTGATCTTCGCAAAGGATCGCGAAACGCTGGTTGCCGCAACGAAGGCACTCGATCGCGTCCTGCTCGCCCATAATTACGTCATTCCGCTCTATTACAAGCTGGCCGCCCAAATCGCCTATTGGGACGCGCTGGCCCGGCCGAAAGAGCTGCCGAAATACGGACTGGGCTTCCCCGAGGTGTGGTGGTCGAAGAGCGCTGCCTGTCATTTGCCCGCGGGCGTTCGCTGTAGTTGCATTTGCGGGAGCTCTGGCGAAGCCGGGCGTCACCAGTTCACGCCCGACCGTCGCCTCATCCGAAATGCGCAACTTCTGGACCAAATCTGCGCCGCCAGTGAATTTAAAGGATAG
- the nifS gene encoding cysteine desulfurase NifS: protein MRPIYLDNNATTRVDAEVLQAMLPFFADVFGNASSMHDAGATAGAAINVARRQLQALIGAKFDPEITFTSGGTESNNAAILSGLEAMPERTEIVTSAVEHPAVLTLCTHLEKTRGTKVHKVPVDHQGRLDLDAYQDALTHRVAIVSIMWANNETGTIFPVVKLAEMAKKVGAIFHTDAVQAIGKLPIDLKSTAIDMLSLSAHKFHGPKGVGALYIKRGVPFHALIKGGHQERDRRAGTENTPGIVGLGKAAELALDCMDKDNAIIRSFRDRLEKGLLERVPQVFVMGDPVTRLPNTTSIAFEGVGGEAMQFLLNRHGIACSSGSACTSRSLSTSHVLKAMGTPHRQAVGAVRFSLSGYNCEEDIDRVLRVIPAVVKKLRESRPVFAG, encoded by the coding sequence TTGAGGCCTATCTATCTCGACAACAACGCAACGACGCGCGTCGATGCGGAAGTTCTCCAGGCGATGCTGCCATTCTTTGCAGATGTGTTTGGCAACGCTTCCTCGATGCATGACGCTGGTGCTACTGCCGGGGCAGCGATTAACGTAGCGCGCAGGCAGTTGCAAGCACTGATCGGTGCAAAGTTCGACCCAGAGATCACCTTTACCTCGGGCGGGACCGAAAGCAACAATGCGGCGATCCTTTCGGGGCTCGAGGCTATGCCTGAGCGCACTGAGATCGTAACTTCGGCGGTCGAGCATCCTGCGGTGCTGACGCTCTGCACCCATCTGGAGAAGACACGCGGCACCAAGGTGCACAAGGTCCCAGTGGATCACCAGGGCCGACTTGACCTTGACGCTTATCAGGACGCCCTTACACACCGTGTAGCAATCGTTTCGATCATGTGGGCCAACAACGAGACGGGAACGATCTTTCCTGTGGTAAAGCTAGCTGAGATGGCCAAAAAAGTCGGCGCAATTTTCCACACCGATGCGGTGCAAGCAATCGGCAAGCTACCGATTGACTTGAAATCAACGGCGATCGACATGCTGTCGCTTTCCGCGCACAAGTTCCATGGCCCGAAGGGCGTCGGGGCACTCTACATAAAGCGCGGGGTACCCTTTCACGCACTCATCAAGGGTGGCCACCAGGAGCGCGACCGGCGCGCGGGCACGGAGAACACGCCCGGGATAGTAGGTCTGGGCAAGGCGGCAGAACTCGCGTTGGATTGTATGGACAAGGACAATGCGATAATAAGATCATTCCGCGATCGATTGGAGAAAGGACTTCTCGAGCGTGTCCCCCAAGTCTTCGTAATGGGTGATCCGGTGACGCGGTTGCCCAACACAACGAGCATTGCCTTTGAAGGCGTCGGTGGTGAAGCCATGCAGTTTCTGCTCAATCGCCATGGCATCGCCTGCTCCTCCGGATCCGCCTGTACCTCTCGTTCTTTATCGACGAGCCATGTGCTAAAAGCCATGGGTACTCCCCACAGGCAGGCGGTCGGAGCAGTCCGCTTCTCGTTGTCAGGCTATAACTGTGAAGAGGATATAGATCGGGTGTTGCGGGTGATACCCGCAGTTGTGAAAAAACTGCGTGAATCTCGTCCAGTATTTGCCGGGTAG
- a CDS encoding radical SAM family RiPP maturation amino acid epimerase: MRSGLQETASRAHLYKGEYWRQIFNRRTPEQRRTLSHIKRFMERLAGDIKFRTAVSESVDAPRAVTERYGIEVDPLEILPLWRDDHLTYRYKPESAPWPLSIMWDEYMRDMLRHRDLLRDHGDMSMTNPRFHAWRERQIRRCNDELGGSAPSITHPIIAFELSEGCTVGCWFCGLSAAPFKGYYEYSKQHAELWRGVVGVASEVFGPAARTGFCYWATEPMDNPQYDRFLFDYYQITGALPQTTTAAPLKDEALTRRVLGLFNLYGTTMNRFSVLSTAHLNQIHRAFSPEELTGVELIMQGKDAPTAKAFTGRARKRKEKLSARQEAIAFPERNHTTIACVSGFLVNMPQRRLQLVTPVPGSGRWPLGYRIVGQRSFRTPDEFRDGLKSMIDQHMLESPAPDLPIRFRRDLEYTAGDRCFHLRSRSMEHRVLDYAPISVGHLIACGNFTASELVMRASTDGISVLAVADLLDQLYAAGVIEEDLDDRYAWQTSDGITDR; this comes from the coding sequence ATGCGATCTGGCCTACAAGAAACGGCTTCAAGGGCTCACCTTTATAAAGGCGAATATTGGCGACAGATCTTTAACCGGCGCACGCCGGAGCAACGGCGCACCTTGTCGCACATCAAGCGTTTCATGGAACGGCTGGCTGGTGACATAAAGTTCCGCACCGCGGTTTCGGAGAGCGTCGACGCCCCTCGCGCGGTAACAGAGCGCTATGGCATTGAAGTTGACCCACTGGAGATACTGCCGCTCTGGCGCGATGATCATCTTACTTACCGCTACAAGCCGGAGTCTGCCCCATGGCCGCTGTCGATAATGTGGGACGAGTACATGCGCGACATGTTGCGCCATCGCGACCTCCTGCGCGACCATGGCGATATGTCAATGACCAACCCTCGCTTTCATGCCTGGCGCGAGCGCCAAATTCGGCGTTGTAATGACGAATTGGGCGGATCAGCGCCGTCGATCACGCACCCCATCATCGCTTTCGAGCTGAGCGAAGGGTGCACCGTCGGTTGCTGGTTCTGCGGCCTCTCGGCCGCTCCGTTCAAAGGCTATTACGAGTATAGCAAACAGCATGCAGAGCTTTGGCGCGGCGTGGTTGGTGTCGCGAGCGAGGTGTTTGGCCCGGCAGCTCGTACTGGATTCTGCTACTGGGCCACAGAGCCAATGGACAACCCGCAGTACGACCGCTTTCTCTTCGACTACTATCAGATCACGGGCGCATTGCCGCAAACAACGACGGCCGCCCCGCTCAAGGATGAGGCACTCACCAGGCGCGTGCTCGGCCTCTTCAATCTTTATGGCACTACGATGAATCGCTTCTCTGTGCTCAGCACGGCACATCTCAATCAGATCCACAGGGCGTTTTCGCCTGAAGAACTGACAGGGGTCGAACTCATCATGCAGGGCAAGGACGCTCCGACCGCAAAGGCTTTCACGGGGCGGGCGCGCAAGCGGAAGGAGAAACTCAGTGCGAGGCAAGAGGCAATCGCCTTTCCGGAGCGAAATCACACGACGATCGCCTGTGTTTCCGGCTTCCTCGTAAATATGCCGCAGAGACGTTTGCAACTAGTGACGCCGGTACCGGGTAGCGGACGCTGGCCCCTCGGGTATCGCATAGTGGGTCAACGGTCATTCAGGACGCCTGACGAGTTCCGGGACGGGCTCAAGAGCATGATTGATCAACATATGCTCGAGAGCCCAGCCCCCGACCTGCCGATCCGCTTTCGCAGGGACCTGGAGTACACAGCGGGAGACCGCTGCTTCCATCTCCGCTCGCGAAGCATGGAACACCGGGTGCTCGACTACGCTCCGATCTCGGTTGGCCATCTAATCGCGTGCGGCAACTTTACAGCCTCGGAGTTGGTTATGCGGGCCTCGACGGATGGAATAAGCGTACTTGCTGTCGCCGACCTGCTCGATCAGTTATACGCGGCCGGCGTGATCGAAGAGGACCTCGATGACCGCTATGCTTGGCAGACCAGCGACGGCATAACAGACCGCTGA
- a CDS encoding VirK family protein, which yields MKHIVATLFGILFATAANAAGDSHVLASFPELERALTTGKPVTVTVDLGMCTPATSDTPSTKTRGGVSIDGYRITSDGTLAFADQHFTIDRDGKPVIQFLRYRIRPDGGAEFTMVVFNVPSYERKGTSRVYKCSIGHGLSFFSSQ from the coding sequence GTGAAACATATCGTTGCAACCTTATTCGGGATACTGTTTGCTACAGCTGCCAATGCCGCCGGCGATAGTCATGTACTGGCGAGCTTTCCCGAGCTTGAACGCGCGCTGACTACCGGCAAACCGGTGACTGTGACGGTCGATTTAGGCATGTGCACTCCGGCGACTTCCGATACACCGTCGACCAAGACGCGTGGAGGCGTTAGCATAGACGGCTATAGGATCACATCTGACGGCACCCTCGCTTTTGCAGATCAGCATTTTACCATAGATCGTGACGGTAAGCCGGTTATCCAGTTTCTTCGTTACCGGATCCGGCCGGACGGTGGCGCCGAATTCACCATGGTCGTCTTCAATGTGCCCAGTTACGAGCGAAAAGGAACGAGCCGGGTCTATAAGTGCTCAATTGGTCACGGATTGAGCTTCTTCTCTTCACAGTGA
- a CDS encoding LLM class flavin-dependent oxidoreductase, with translation MRKILPSKLAFGIFDHLDEDGNAMARQYADRLTLAEACDRLGFYAYHLAEHHFSPHGRSPSPNLFLSSVAQRTRQLRLGPLVMLLSLSHPLRAFEEICMLDHLSGGRAELGIGRGSLPIELGYFGIDPDAVAGRYFEASEILMEAMRGGNLSYRGDHFELNNVPLILRPHQRPHPPTWIATNRPESARWAATNGANVACVGPASLVRRITDAFRSEEGLSSDANCNASFLGLLRMIVVGHSAEHAYSLAAPAFQRWLNNFKFLYDLHAIPVPPNLPLTFDAAIESELCVVGTAAVVRRTLLDQLEEAGANYLLCQVAFGDLPLDASLYTAMTIQSELMDRVG, from the coding sequence ATGAGAAAAATCCTTCCATCAAAGCTAGCTTTCGGCATATTCGACCATTTAGACGAGGACGGTAACGCCATGGCACGGCAATACGCAGACCGCCTCACGCTAGCGGAAGCATGTGATCGTCTCGGCTTTTACGCTTACCACCTAGCGGAGCACCATTTTTCGCCGCATGGGAGAAGCCCATCGCCGAATCTGTTCCTATCGAGCGTCGCGCAGCGCACCCGTCAACTTCGTCTTGGCCCGCTTGTCATGCTGCTTAGCCTTTCTCATCCGCTGCGTGCGTTTGAGGAGATCTGCATGCTTGACCATTTGAGCGGCGGTAGGGCCGAGTTGGGCATAGGGCGCGGCTCTCTTCCGATAGAGCTAGGTTACTTCGGGATCGATCCGGACGCGGTGGCTGGACGCTATTTCGAAGCCAGCGAAATCCTGATGGAGGCGATGAGGGGCGGCAATCTTTCCTACCGCGGCGACCACTTTGAACTAAACAATGTCCCCTTGATCCTGAGGCCTCATCAACGCCCGCACCCACCGACTTGGATCGCCACCAACCGACCTGAGTCTGCACGCTGGGCCGCTACAAACGGCGCAAATGTCGCATGTGTGGGACCCGCCTCGCTTGTTCGCAGGATTACTGATGCCTTCCGTTCCGAGGAAGGACTCAGCTCTGACGCGAACTGCAACGCGTCATTTCTCGGACTGCTCCGCATGATTGTCGTCGGGCACTCTGCAGAACATGCATACTCGCTTGCGGCTCCTGCCTTCCAACGATGGCTGAATAATTTCAAATTCCTGTACGACCTCCATGCAATTCCAGTTCCGCCAAATCTGCCCCTGACCTTCGATGCAGCAATCGAAAGTGAATTGTGCGTAGTGGGAACGGCGGCTGTTGTGCGACGGACTCTGCTTGATCAGTTGGAAGAGGCGGGCGCCAACTATCTCCTTTGTCAGGTCGCGTTTGGAGATTTGCCTTTGGATGCTTCGCTGTATACCGCAATGACCATTCAATCGGAACTAATGGATCGAGTTGGCTGA
- the hisC gene encoding histidinol-phosphate transaminase gives MSDAKLQRVLSSLTEVYRQLNSLPSSQPSDAGYVKLDTNENPFALPKAVMQSAVAALERQYLYPEDDNISLREAAAASYDLSADQVIAGNGSSELLSLIYKAFLGPGDSVAMLSPGFAYNRKLAQLQGARLLEIKWGESSLLPIHELLFGPAKQAKFILLANPNNPTGTFVPIADIESLVALSDQLVVLDEAYVDFAPDSALRLVNRYSNLLLLRTFSKSYAAAGIRVGFGFGHPEVIGRLRNIQNMFNMNVIGHAVGVSILAHRATYNENHRHIRHERERVRVALSRLGFSVTPSHANFLLARVPAGRDGVWWHACLKRKKILVAVLPDEGLEDCIRVSIGTKPQMDAFLAAVEDISGAQQSR, from the coding sequence ATGTCTGATGCAAAGCTGCAACGCGTACTTTCGTCTCTTACGGAAGTGTACAGACAGCTAAATTCTCTGCCGTCCAGTCAGCCATCTGACGCCGGCTATGTCAAACTCGATACAAACGAGAATCCATTTGCGTTGCCAAAAGCGGTAATGCAGAGCGCAGTTGCTGCTCTCGAGCGGCAGTATTTATATCCAGAGGATGACAACATCAGTTTGCGGGAAGCCGCCGCTGCGTCCTATGATCTTTCCGCGGATCAGGTGATCGCCGGTAACGGTTCGTCCGAACTTCTTTCGCTCATATATAAAGCATTCCTTGGTCCGGGTGACAGTGTCGCGATGCTGTCGCCCGGCTTTGCATACAACCGCAAGCTCGCCCAGTTGCAAGGTGCTCGATTACTTGAAATCAAATGGGGCGAGTCGTCCTTGTTGCCGATACACGAATTGCTCTTCGGTCCTGCAAAGCAGGCAAAGTTCATCCTGCTGGCTAATCCGAACAACCCGACAGGAACATTTGTCCCGATTGCTGATATTGAAAGCCTCGTCGCACTATCTGACCAGTTGGTGGTACTCGATGAGGCCTACGTGGACTTCGCTCCCGACAGCGCTCTGCGTCTCGTTAACCGCTATTCGAATCTTCTGCTCTTAAGAACGTTTTCGAAGAGCTATGCGGCGGCCGGCATTCGCGTCGGCTTCGGCTTCGGTCATCCTGAGGTGATAGGGAGGCTGCGCAATATCCAGAACATGTTCAATATGAATGTGATCGGCCATGCGGTTGGCGTCAGCATCCTGGCCCACCGCGCCACCTATAATGAGAACCACCGCCATATCAGGCATGAGAGAGAGCGGGTGAGGGTGGCGCTGTCGCGACTTGGGTTCTCTGTAACGCCCTCCCATGCAAACTTTTTGCTGGCGCGGGTGCCTGCAGGACGAGACGGCGTTTGGTGGCACGCCTGCTTGAAACGGAAAAAGATACTCGTGGCCGTTCTTCCCGATGAAGGTCTGGAAGATTGCATTCGCGTCAGCATCGGGACGAAACCACAAATGGATGCGTTTCTTGCGGCTGTCGAGGACATTTCGGGAGCTCAGCAATCTCGATGA
- a CDS encoding MFS transporter — MRRLLTPWRGVAAGFLLNGILLGTWASRVPAVMGHFHVAKASFGVLLLLLGLGALISFPITGRLSDSLGAVRVARMIAIPFLVSIAALGLAPTIPLLAIALFLFGMCHGSMDVAVNSWASEVEKHMGRPVMSSFHAMWSVGAVLGAAGGYIATVFQTPVYVHFLVTAVTIGGLLGPFLLLDWQSTIRTHESGAVGLVLPNSGLFLVGLIALASGLGEGTALDWSAVYLHDVVGTEESDAALGYMGFSAAMVMMRLKADSLVTRWGSATVARISGFSAVFGILLIVLGETLPLVVAGFVLMGVGYAAVLPLAFSRAAADLVVPAGKAIASVAIFAYGAMTLGPFAIGLLAEAATMRLCFFIVGLFAALVAVLAPVLKQ, encoded by the coding sequence ATGCGTAGGTTGCTTACTCCCTGGCGCGGTGTCGCTGCAGGCTTTCTGTTGAACGGGATCCTCCTCGGGACCTGGGCTTCTCGCGTTCCCGCCGTGATGGGTCACTTTCACGTTGCCAAAGCGAGCTTTGGGGTTTTGCTGTTGCTTTTAGGGTTGGGCGCATTAATTTCGTTCCCCATTACCGGAAGGCTGTCCGATAGCTTGGGTGCAGTGCGGGTCGCCCGAATGATCGCGATCCCGTTCCTGGTTTCGATTGCCGCTCTAGGGCTTGCGCCCACAATACCGCTGCTGGCGATCGCCCTATTTCTCTTTGGCATGTGTCATGGCTCGATGGACGTAGCGGTGAATAGTTGGGCGAGCGAAGTGGAGAAACACATGGGACGGCCAGTGATGTCGTCGTTTCACGCCATGTGGAGTGTGGGGGCCGTTCTCGGCGCAGCAGGCGGTTACATTGCTACAGTCTTTCAGACCCCAGTGTACGTCCATTTTCTTGTTACGGCCGTGACGATCGGCGGGTTGCTCGGACCCTTCCTTCTGCTCGATTGGCAATCAACCATCCGAACGCATGAAAGTGGTGCAGTGGGATTGGTGTTACCTAACAGTGGCCTTTTTCTTGTGGGGCTCATTGCTCTCGCCTCTGGACTAGGAGAGGGTACAGCTCTCGACTGGAGTGCTGTATATTTGCATGATGTAGTCGGGACCGAAGAATCGGACGCCGCCTTGGGGTACATGGGCTTTTCTGCGGCCATGGTGATGATGAGGCTTAAGGCGGATTCTCTGGTTACGCGATGGGGATCAGCCACTGTTGCACGCATAAGCGGTTTCTCGGCTGTCTTTGGCATTTTGTTGATCGTCCTCGGTGAAACCTTGCCGTTAGTCGTGGCGGGCTTCGTGCTGATGGGGGTCGGCTATGCGGCCGTCCTACCATTGGCTTTCAGTCGGGCAGCGGCCGATCTTGTAGTGCCGGCGGGGAAAGCCATCGCGTCCGTTGCAATCTTCGCATATGGCGCAATGACGTTGGGACCCTTTGCAATTGGACTCCTCGCCGAGGCAGCCACTATGCGTTTATGCTTCTTTATCGTCGGACTATTTGCAGCCTTGGTGGCAGTATTGGCTCCAGTGCTCAAGCAATAG
- a CDS encoding helix-turn-helix domain-containing protein, translating to MLSTNSEQTRRKPNAVDAHVGQRIRQRREWQNMSQTTLGEAIGVTFQQVQKYEKGVNRVGAGRLQQISKALKVEPSYFFEDTLNKIRSEERSASNQINIPPEVVEFVVSKEGIELIRAFSRVGDYRVRRRIVMLVKSLGAHER from the coding sequence GTGCTGAGTACTAACTCTGAACAAACAAGACGTAAGCCAAACGCTGTGGATGCCCATGTCGGTCAACGAATCCGCCAGAGGCGTGAGTGGCAGAACATGTCCCAAACGACTCTCGGCGAAGCTATCGGGGTGACGTTTCAACAGGTTCAAAAATACGAAAAGGGCGTGAACCGCGTCGGTGCGGGTCGGCTTCAGCAGATTTCGAAGGCTCTGAAAGTGGAGCCTTCCTACTTCTTTGAGGATACGCTTAATAAAATCCGGTCGGAGGAGCGGTCCGCTTCAAATCAGATTAACATCCCACCCGAAGTCGTTGAATTCGTTGTAAGCAAGGAAGGGATCGAGCTCATCAGGGCCTTTTCTCGCGTGGGCGACTATCGTGTGCGCCGCCGAATCGTGATGCTGGTCAAGTCTTTGGGCGCACACGAGCGGTGA